In a genomic window of Pseudomonas putida:
- a CDS encoding AAA family ATPase has protein sequence MSSLRAEYQRFLGHLANQQVHDDVRRMANLVMSQLSQLAEVGANRRARSVRLAPLAVQHLLGIDPQSQDAAQDAPSGRQQLRLQRLEVGPFRGFMEAEVFDLSHDITLVYGPNGTGKSSFFEALETAMLGSISEAEAKRFDHRAYCNNARLGRHVAPRLFASVNDEETGPLRTSDEEYRFCFVEKNRLDDFDRIAARTPGDQRQLIATLFGVDQFSEFVRGFNPNLDENLNIAGFKALQLDARRNQVAASQQTIDNHEQRLAAVTQEEEGLAARIHAGNTYQACSDWILGTTGTQGRLAYLRSALESPIPVIHGCTAGGLDEKLSQVDRHVEASQSAQQSLAARAADVSYSNLYDALLQLSQGATECPACGTTLDRVNQNPFERAREGLAELAELKTLQQRAENAASELDEAFRSLLAEMQRVCAAAAQVCNAELQASLLPELPQIGSGQWLQVWIDNERRAWCALLRLANLVEQADGNTRQIVEQREALSQERERLDSFRIEIERCRLLRSQALTDVEQARATIAQFEEDNQQLIAEVGREAQVVEHHRRIKAAYDAYLPQLQAYLAALPGQLLQGLGESARDLYNSFNREDPPAAQIHALWLPLAENGKIEIEFVCQPGQRFDALMILSEGHIRCLGLAILLAKNLAESCPVVIFDDVVNAIDDEHRDGIWRTFFERGLLDDKQVILTSHAEEFLHRIQQELGAQRSAQIRRYRFLPHQGEHHLRIDTDPPTKNYVSLAQASVQAEEKRDALRHSRAAIESLTDRAWTWLGKRYDGKLELKLSGPRANWELNNKCIKLRAALGRIPDHAPGLQSILSGLDALLQRSGTSIEWHYLNGGTHDSQRDHEFDRAAVRAIVDAASAMDNGLEALRNG, from the coding sequence ATGTCGAGTCTAAGAGCAGAGTATCAGCGGTTCCTGGGGCACCTCGCTAACCAGCAAGTGCATGACGATGTGCGCCGAATGGCCAATCTGGTTATGAGTCAGCTGTCGCAACTTGCAGAGGTCGGTGCCAATAGGCGGGCACGATCTGTCAGGTTAGCGCCGCTTGCAGTCCAACATCTACTTGGTATCGATCCCCAATCGCAGGATGCTGCACAGGACGCTCCTAGTGGCCGTCAACAGTTGCGTCTTCAGCGCTTAGAGGTAGGCCCATTCCGGGGGTTTATGGAAGCTGAAGTCTTCGACTTGAGCCACGACATTACTTTGGTTTATGGGCCAAATGGCACAGGAAAAAGCAGTTTCTTCGAGGCGCTTGAGACAGCAATGCTTGGCTCTATCAGTGAAGCTGAAGCGAAGCGCTTCGACCATCGAGCCTACTGCAATAACGCTCGTTTAGGTCGACATGTGGCTCCTCGGCTTTTTGCGTCGGTGAATGACGAAGAGACTGGCCCATTAAGGACTAGCGACGAAGAGTACCGTTTTTGTTTCGTGGAGAAGAACCGCCTAGATGACTTCGATCGAATTGCCGCCAGGACTCCAGGAGACCAGCGTCAACTGATTGCTACGTTGTTTGGCGTCGATCAGTTCAGTGAGTTCGTTCGTGGCTTCAACCCTAACCTTGATGAGAATTTGAACATCGCGGGCTTCAAGGCCTTGCAACTTGACGCGAGACGCAACCAAGTCGCCGCTTCCCAGCAAACAATCGACAACCATGAACAACGCCTCGCAGCTGTAACTCAAGAGGAAGAAGGGCTTGCAGCACGAATACATGCTGGTAATACCTATCAGGCATGCAGCGACTGGATTCTTGGAACGACGGGTACACAGGGCCGACTGGCGTATTTAAGAAGTGCCCTAGAGTCACCGATCCCCGTGATCCATGGATGCACGGCCGGAGGTCTGGATGAAAAGTTGAGTCAAGTCGACCGGCATGTTGAAGCTAGCCAATCAGCCCAGCAATCACTTGCTGCTCGAGCTGCTGACGTCTCGTACTCGAATCTCTATGACGCCTTGCTGCAGCTGTCGCAAGGAGCAACAGAATGTCCTGCGTGTGGCACTACTCTGGATCGTGTTAACCAGAATCCCTTCGAGCGTGCGCGGGAGGGGCTCGCGGAACTCGCTGAGCTCAAGACTCTACAACAACGGGCTGAAAATGCCGCCAGTGAGCTGGATGAGGCGTTCCGCTCACTGCTCGCTGAGATGCAACGGGTGTGTGCTGCAGCGGCACAGGTGTGCAACGCCGAGCTTCAAGCGTCCCTGCTCCCAGAGCTCCCACAAATCGGCAGCGGCCAGTGGCTTCAAGTCTGGATTGATAACGAACGAAGGGCCTGGTGTGCCTTGCTACGCTTAGCCAACCTGGTTGAGCAAGCAGATGGCAACACCCGCCAGATCGTCGAGCAAAGAGAGGCGCTATCACAAGAGCGTGAGCGACTTGATAGTTTCAGAATTGAAATTGAGCGCTGCCGCTTGCTGCGATCCCAGGCCCTCACTGATGTGGAGCAAGCGAGGGCAACCATCGCCCAGTTTGAAGAAGACAACCAACAGCTAATCGCTGAGGTCGGCCGGGAAGCGCAGGTGGTGGAGCACCATAGACGAATTAAGGCGGCCTATGACGCTTACCTCCCACAGCTACAGGCATATCTTGCTGCTCTTCCTGGCCAATTGCTGCAGGGATTAGGGGAGAGCGCACGTGATCTCTACAACTCATTCAACCGGGAGGATCCTCCAGCGGCGCAGATTCATGCTCTTTGGCTTCCATTAGCCGAGAACGGAAAAATTGAGATCGAATTCGTATGCCAGCCAGGCCAACGTTTCGATGCGCTGATGATACTGAGCGAGGGGCACATTCGGTGCCTCGGCTTAGCTATTCTTCTTGCCAAGAATCTGGCGGAAAGTTGCCCTGTCGTGATTTTCGACGATGTAGTTAACGCGATTGATGATGAGCACCGTGATGGTATTTGGCGAACCTTTTTCGAACGTGGTTTGCTCGACGATAAGCAGGTGATATTGACCTCGCATGCAGAGGAATTTTTGCATCGGATTCAGCAAGAGCTGGGGGCGCAGCGGTCAGCACAAATTCGCCGCTACAGATTCCTCCCTCATCAAGGTGAACACCACCTTCGGATTGATACAGATCCCCCCACCAAAAACTACGTCTCACTGGCCCAGGCCTCAGTGCAGGCAGAGGAGAAGCGAGATGCTTTACGCCATTCACGTGCGGCGATTGAGAGCCTGACTGATCGTGCCTGGACGTGGCTAGGGAAACGGTACGATGGAAAGCTGGAGTTGAAACTTTCTGGCCCGAGAGCCAATTGGGAGTTGAATAACAAGTGCATCAAACTTCGAGCTGCTCTGGGCCGCATCCCTGATCATGCGCCAGGGTTACAGTCAATCTTGTCAGGGCTGGATGCGCTGCTCCAGAGAAGCGGGACATCTATTGAGTGGCATTACCTGAACGGCGGCACACATGACTCACAGCGAGACCACGAATTCGATCGCGCGGCAGTGCGTGCCATCGTGGATGCAGCTTCTGCTATGGATAACGGGTTAGAAGCCTTGCGAAACGGCTAG
- a CDS encoding DUF7693 family protein, which yields MNQKVLTAREVYQVLREAASGTRPLRQIGAKVFDTPHSGVMTIDIEGWLITVSRWREKISHCDSCFSPNGRNYDFQSPLNQDADPVALLIPHELEQLEAKLSAVEHDISNPSASC from the coding sequence GTGAACCAAAAAGTTCTCACCGCTCGTGAGGTGTACCAAGTGCTTCGCGAGGCTGCATCAGGTACTCGTCCACTGCGTCAAATCGGCGCTAAAGTTTTCGACACGCCGCATTCCGGCGTGATGACTATCGACATCGAAGGTTGGCTGATCACCGTATCGAGGTGGCGTGAAAAGATCAGCCATTGTGACAGCTGTTTCAGTCCGAACGGCCGTAACTATGACTTCCAATCACCGCTCAACCAAGACGCTGATCCCGTGGCACTTCTGATACCACATGAGCTTGAGCAATTGGAGGCCAAGCTCTCCGCAGTTGAGCACGATATCTCAAACCCATCAGCAAGCTGCTGA
- a CDS encoding DUF7281 domain-containing protein — MPTLALTKKLMSVYQSDEQDFRHSKLLEDFCEDYGVGRRVGSLWRFSQSDKEKIATYLANEAKVDPNQSLDAWDNESRHGALKKGGDEKYANKRLRGKRVAVKSLPGRPLLVGLTPLQLPPGACLDLDRHWVAEHSGHDSVLLIENWENFELTHETPLLEQLPGNPLVVFRGAPGSYKTDSSQALLADLKLPVIAFTDYDPEGLCIAATLPGFSRYLAPSDKCLTILMGEINTERRYQKQVAGKLAFLESLTDPELVRVYRIVRKAGKALPQEKLIGLELA, encoded by the coding sequence ATGCCAACGCTAGCACTCACCAAAAAGCTTATGTCTGTCTATCAGTCGGACGAACAGGACTTCCGACACAGCAAACTACTCGAAGACTTCTGCGAGGATTATGGTGTTGGGCGCCGGGTCGGATCTCTTTGGAGGTTCAGCCAGAGCGACAAGGAAAAAATCGCGACATACCTTGCGAATGAGGCCAAGGTCGATCCGAACCAATCGCTCGATGCCTGGGATAATGAGTCACGACATGGCGCTCTTAAGAAGGGCGGGGATGAGAAATACGCCAACAAACGTCTTCGCGGAAAGCGCGTTGCGGTGAAGTCCTTACCAGGCCGACCTTTACTCGTTGGCCTGACCCCGCTCCAACTTCCTCCAGGCGCCTGCCTAGATCTCGATCGCCATTGGGTGGCTGAACACTCCGGCCATGACAGCGTTTTGCTAATCGAGAACTGGGAAAATTTTGAACTCACCCACGAAACACCTCTGCTCGAGCAACTGCCTGGGAATCCGTTAGTGGTGTTTCGAGGTGCACCAGGCAGCTACAAGACCGACAGTAGCCAAGCGTTGCTCGCAGACCTGAAGTTGCCTGTGATTGCCTTCACCGACTATGACCCAGAGGGTCTATGTATCGCTGCCACCCTACCCGGTTTTTCTCGGTACCTTGCTCCATCAGATAAATGCCTGACGATACTCATGGGCGAGATCAACACCGAGCGACGGTACCAGAAACAGGTTGCGGGGAAGCTGGCATTCCTCGAAAGCTTGACCGACCCAGAGCTGGTTCGGGTCTACCGGATCGTCCGTAAGGCGGGTAAGGCATTGCCACAGGAAAAGCTGATCGGCCTAGAGCTGGCTTGA
- a CDS encoding condensin complex protein MksE, with the protein MSIFARVATALMGGGFICQITDYEGHQFLANSTHHDDLDKYLRRIDLRLTTTRDGGAFFAAHADIDVEGKRDAKKRFTEVKNTLRPMVSFLELVMRITGDDDSVAAGQVLNLNQMMARISENPSLYLQLRQTTIDINTKDGSDRERLNKIVKRFQNEGYLLLVNPESEIYMFTGRIEWLMEAIEYLMLHDEISEEDSEYEKRADS; encoded by the coding sequence ATGAGCATCTTTGCACGTGTGGCGACCGCGCTCATGGGAGGTGGGTTCATCTGCCAGATCACAGATTATGAAGGCCATCAGTTTTTGGCTAACTCAACACATCATGATGATCTCGATAAATACCTAAGGCGGATCGACCTAAGGCTAACGACGACCCGGGATGGCGGCGCGTTCTTCGCCGCCCACGCGGACATCGACGTCGAGGGAAAAAGAGATGCGAAGAAACGCTTCACTGAGGTCAAAAATACCCTACGCCCCATGGTGTCTTTCCTTGAACTGGTGATGCGCATCACTGGAGATGATGACTCAGTCGCTGCTGGCCAGGTTCTTAATCTCAACCAGATGATGGCCAGAATCTCGGAAAATCCGAGCTTGTATCTTCAGCTACGCCAAACAACCATCGACATCAACACAAAAGACGGCTCAGATCGTGAGCGCCTGAACAAAATCGTTAAGCGCTTTCAGAACGAAGGGTATCTGCTTCTCGTCAATCCAGAGTCAGAGATATATATGTTCACGGGTCGCATAGAGTGGCTCATGGAGGCCATTGAGTACCTGATGCTGCATGACGAAATTTCTGAAGAGGATAGCGAGTACGAAAAGAGAGCTGACTCATGA
- a CDS encoding ATP-binding protein, with amino-acid sequence MSTDSQNPSLDLLAPEEAVAKEPPQLAEDVIAAPQNAPQGLFRLMNIHLIDSLSRGRVQTMGIDGGMALTGRNGRGKTSLLSLALLFAGVEPRDVVSQGKDSFIDYYLPNQTSYLVYEYERPDGTRRLVVVLSNSTADKIRFRFVNSHFRRDMFVTDDGQFVLNKEFRQRLVYLKIPHAEKLVDTYTDYRAIIQGWQPPHVDPTHRRYLFGMADVYAFTTYNRPLRHLEKLTKGMFSRKANFDDLQQVVADWVFEGKPSAGIQTERKRVENWPRDYNAYQNIMNITPLVDVAKAHRSDLEAAEDAIREVKEKFIFLQDHLFFTKAQRESEQSLKQTYLDEETAAHEENALGLTKAIQSARFDIDACDRNLKDIEAARQDYESKGVDEKRARAAQAAVFNDELRSVDTKLDLALGAARGIKAKFDKQINEENRLHNDFRAVALDKINVLRDEAREAQAKIEGVHADALKVLDDSSSDELHRLVGEVQQRHGELARAQERAANPPVDPLIQAGIDKKNLDLRDANKAIGTSHASVANRQRLVDDLQAKSSKYDVTIGAIKQSIAQQKDLIEEIIRAHTPDQDSLLAFLRANRPDWSEDIAKVINPGLLHRTDLHPQLTAVSASLYGIALELEFVEATDEADESRLHEKLDEANQALDAFQVQLERAIEQQIELRKSIKIAADELTLARSALMKANSATQALEREVDELDAQQRKMLDEARQLAQAQMVECERRVRHAEQAHTEFIGRIASKKQSLVQQREKDTSAVSIQLNSEIRDIQSSIEAHKRACESSIEFFLEQQKRELAGEGADVNVITMLENKREELLKTLEDIKSWSELLSEWQIWKKQVLPQISVLQAKKEQRQTDFDQDTIRLQEATDAWIRKREQVVASIKECRSAIVSIEGQLVVVASCLEDRLKSYVSTSRHEAYDTAWEANSLRAAMITFQQQITESEGHLRKLTLKMRTAFLEVPHAAPSTYFQDRLYNIRTETGEEVDARMTLRVVEDWFATEHDKSRRLLVADAKTIFGEIQGLHRVLQTFNKKLSSFNASLQEHLEHSSTVFDNLSELKISIYSGVEELDYWSVITKITNDREEWTQEDSLPSADAVAHLNTLLAIWDGNRGINAQFKSLVSIRGSVREQGNYRQFRNRTELENISSNGLSYLVLIILFLGFIGKVRGNAPVQLTWCVDELKAIDAENIVSLCNYLGQNRITLCTAFPDPDAETLMLFEHKYKLDAERRLVQCELSVEEEAGDDSELELAWEDGE; translated from the coding sequence ATGAGTACCGATTCACAAAACCCCAGTCTCGACCTTCTTGCACCTGAGGAGGCCGTGGCTAAGGAGCCTCCACAGCTGGCGGAGGATGTGATTGCAGCGCCCCAGAACGCGCCACAAGGCCTGTTTCGACTGATGAATATCCATCTCATCGATTCGCTATCCCGCGGGCGAGTTCAAACGATGGGCATTGACGGAGGCATGGCGCTGACCGGGCGTAACGGTCGAGGCAAAACCTCCCTGCTCTCGCTAGCGCTACTGTTCGCAGGCGTTGAACCACGCGATGTGGTGTCGCAAGGCAAGGACTCGTTCATCGACTATTACTTGCCGAACCAAACCTCTTACCTCGTTTATGAGTACGAACGCCCGGATGGCACCCGACGGCTTGTAGTCGTGCTCAGCAACTCCACTGCCGATAAGATCCGATTTCGATTTGTGAACAGCCATTTCCGACGTGACATGTTTGTCACCGATGACGGTCAGTTCGTACTCAATAAGGAGTTTCGGCAGCGCCTGGTCTACCTGAAGATCCCACATGCAGAGAAGCTAGTAGACACGTACACCGACTACAGAGCGATCATCCAGGGGTGGCAGCCGCCGCATGTTGATCCGACGCATAGGCGCTACCTGTTCGGGATGGCTGATGTTTATGCGTTCACCACGTACAACCGACCACTGCGGCATCTAGAAAAGCTCACCAAGGGAATGTTTTCTCGCAAGGCCAATTTTGATGACCTTCAACAAGTGGTGGCCGATTGGGTTTTCGAAGGTAAGCCGTCCGCGGGAATTCAAACAGAACGCAAGCGTGTAGAAAACTGGCCTCGAGACTACAACGCCTACCAAAATATCATGAATATCACGCCACTGGTCGACGTCGCGAAGGCACACCGTTCTGATCTTGAAGCCGCCGAAGATGCCATCCGAGAGGTGAAGGAAAAGTTTATCTTCCTGCAAGACCATCTCTTTTTCACAAAAGCTCAGCGTGAAAGTGAGCAATCCCTCAAGCAAACGTACCTCGACGAAGAGACAGCGGCTCATGAAGAGAACGCCTTGGGACTAACCAAGGCCATTCAAAGCGCACGGTTCGATATCGACGCTTGCGACCGTAACCTCAAGGATATTGAAGCCGCCCGGCAGGACTACGAAAGCAAGGGCGTTGATGAGAAGCGTGCACGTGCGGCTCAAGCGGCAGTTTTTAACGATGAGCTCAGAAGCGTTGACACGAAACTGGATCTGGCCCTCGGCGCAGCTAGGGGGATCAAGGCCAAGTTCGACAAGCAGATCAATGAAGAGAACCGGCTACACAATGATTTCCGCGCTGTGGCCCTCGATAAAATCAACGTCCTCCGGGATGAGGCTCGCGAAGCTCAAGCGAAAATCGAGGGCGTCCACGCGGATGCGCTGAAGGTACTGGACGACTCTTCTTCCGATGAGCTCCATCGTCTAGTCGGTGAGGTACAGCAACGCCATGGAGAGCTGGCACGTGCTCAGGAGCGCGCAGCCAACCCACCGGTTGACCCTTTGATTCAAGCCGGGATTGACAAGAAAAATCTCGACCTTAGGGATGCGAACAAGGCGATTGGTACCTCACACGCATCAGTCGCTAATAGGCAGCGGCTTGTCGACGATCTCCAGGCTAAATCGTCCAAGTACGATGTGACGATCGGAGCAATCAAGCAATCCATCGCTCAACAAAAAGACCTGATTGAAGAGATCATACGAGCTCACACGCCTGACCAGGATAGCCTCCTCGCTTTCCTAAGAGCCAACCGTCCAGATTGGTCAGAAGACATAGCCAAAGTCATTAACCCTGGTCTCCTCCACCGTACTGATCTCCACCCACAGTTGACAGCTGTGTCTGCAAGCCTCTACGGGATTGCGCTTGAGCTGGAGTTCGTCGAGGCCACAGACGAGGCGGATGAGTCGAGGCTCCATGAAAAGCTTGATGAAGCGAACCAGGCTTTGGACGCGTTTCAAGTCCAACTTGAGCGAGCTATTGAGCAACAGATCGAGCTTCGAAAGTCGATCAAAATCGCTGCAGACGAACTGACACTGGCACGCTCCGCCTTGATGAAAGCCAACTCAGCTACACAGGCCCTAGAGAGAGAGGTCGATGAGCTGGACGCTCAACAGCGTAAAATGCTCGACGAAGCTCGCCAGCTTGCGCAAGCGCAAATGGTCGAATGCGAGCGCCGCGTCAGGCATGCCGAACAGGCTCACACAGAATTTATCGGACGCATTGCCAGTAAGAAACAGTCTCTAGTCCAGCAGCGTGAAAAAGATACGTCGGCGGTTAGTATCCAGCTCAATTCAGAGATAAGGGATATTCAATCCAGCATTGAGGCTCATAAACGTGCGTGCGAATCCAGCATCGAATTCTTCCTGGAGCAACAGAAGAGAGAGCTCGCTGGCGAAGGAGCAGATGTCAACGTCATTACCATGCTCGAAAACAAGCGCGAGGAGCTGTTGAAGACGCTTGAGGATATCAAATCGTGGAGTGAGCTCTTGTCCGAATGGCAGATCTGGAAAAAGCAGGTGCTTCCACAGATCTCCGTGCTCCAGGCTAAGAAAGAGCAAAGGCAGACAGACTTCGACCAAGACACCATCCGTCTTCAAGAGGCTACTGATGCTTGGATTCGAAAACGCGAGCAGGTAGTCGCCTCCATTAAGGAGTGTCGTTCGGCAATCGTAAGCATTGAAGGTCAGTTAGTGGTTGTTGCCAGCTGCCTTGAAGACCGGCTGAAATCCTACGTATCAACCAGTCGCCACGAAGCCTATGACACCGCATGGGAAGCCAATTCCCTGCGGGCGGCCATGATCACGTTTCAGCAACAGATCACTGAGTCCGAAGGGCACCTGCGGAAGCTCACCCTCAAGATGCGCACTGCGTTCCTCGAAGTGCCACATGCTGCCCCGTCGACCTACTTCCAGGATCGCCTCTACAACATCCGCACAGAAACCGGTGAAGAGGTGGATGCTCGTATGACGCTACGAGTCGTCGAAGACTGGTTCGCCACTGAGCATGATAAGAGCCGGCGTTTGTTGGTTGCAGATGCCAAGACCATCTTCGGCGAAATCCAAGGCCTTCACCGTGTGCTGCAGACATTCAATAAAAAGCTCTCCAGCTTCAATGCGTCTTTGCAGGAGCACCTTGAACACAGCTCGACCGTGTTCGACAACCTCTCAGAGCTGAAAATCTCGATCTATTCGGGTGTTGAGGAGCTCGACTACTGGTCTGTGATCACCAAAATAACCAATGACCGCGAGGAATGGACGCAAGAGGACAGTCTGCCCAGTGCAGATGCCGTTGCCCATCTCAACACCCTCCTCGCCATCTGGGACGGCAACCGCGGCATCAATGCTCAGTTCAAATCGCTGGTCAGCATCCGGGGCTCCGTGCGCGAACAGGGTAACTACCGCCAATTCCGCAATCGCACTGAACTTGAAAACATCTCTTCGAATGGGCTGAGTTACCTGGTACTCATCATCCTATTTCTCGGCTTCATCGGAAAGGTTCGCGGCAACGCCCCTGTCCAACTGACATGGTGTGTGGACGAACTCAAGGCCATTGATGCTGAAAACATCGTGTCGCTTTGCAACTACCTCGGGCAAAACAGAATCACCCTCTGCACCGCATTCCCCGATCCTGATGCTGAGACGCTGATGCTGTTTGAGCACAAATACAAATTGGATGCTGAACGACGCTTGGTGCAATGCGAACTCTCCGTTGAAGAGGAAGCAGGCGATGACAGCGAGCTCGAGCTCGCCTGGGAGGATGGAGAATGA
- a CDS encoding PD-(D/E)XK nuclease family protein yields the protein MHNPPNTQSLLERAGYLVKESQANLAATGESFNIFAITKIERAEVATHSAMIAELINPRGSHGKGTVFLAHFLSTIELEHENSLDNAHVRKEQTFDGGRGRVDIVIHLRSHLILIENKIDAEDGNWQLKQYADIGMASGKNWNLLYLTKKGTHARERSHQGAKYQRISYREHILEWLDLCLDSCTDTPALHHALIQYRNLVRKISGMTMTQKARNTLIELLCSDDQSFKSADAIAEALPYAKGAALFRFFQAIQSEIASVHTRAPSPPGFPGLEFSAENCSKWFMAGRLKVKHVGLFFSIGVENMLFRVEVASDALHYGFVPVTSDGLGGIEQQAESMQELLHIFPRHWKVFQWHSHLYQDNVASNMQCLLDPSSIIDQILQSIKHVQGFWRSSQKAESAYDLSFAPSLA from the coding sequence ATGCACAACCCACCGAACACGCAATCGCTTTTGGAGCGAGCCGGCTACCTAGTGAAGGAGAGTCAGGCGAACCTCGCAGCCACAGGCGAATCCTTTAACATTTTCGCGATCACGAAAATTGAGCGGGCAGAGGTCGCTACGCATTCGGCCATGATTGCGGAATTAATCAATCCGCGAGGTAGTCACGGAAAAGGCACAGTGTTCCTTGCGCATTTTCTGTCCACTATCGAGCTTGAGCACGAGAACTCCTTGGACAATGCGCATGTTCGAAAAGAGCAGACTTTTGATGGTGGTCGGGGCCGGGTAGATATCGTCATTCACTTACGAAGTCACCTCATCCTCATTGAAAACAAAATCGACGCTGAAGATGGGAACTGGCAGCTGAAGCAGTACGCCGACATCGGCATGGCGTCGGGCAAGAATTGGAACCTCTTGTACTTGACCAAAAAAGGTACTCACGCACGCGAACGTAGTCATCAAGGGGCCAAATACCAACGAATCTCATACCGTGAGCACATCCTTGAATGGCTCGATCTGTGTCTGGATTCCTGCACAGACACACCGGCACTTCATCATGCATTGATCCAGTACCGAAACCTAGTTCGAAAAATCTCAGGAATGACGATGACTCAGAAGGCTAGAAATACTCTTATCGAGCTGTTGTGCAGCGACGATCAAAGCTTCAAGTCGGCTGATGCCATCGCTGAAGCTTTGCCCTATGCAAAGGGTGCAGCTTTGTTCCGCTTCTTCCAGGCAATTCAAAGCGAGATTGCGAGCGTCCACACACGGGCGCCGTCACCACCAGGGTTTCCTGGCCTTGAATTTAGCGCAGAAAATTGCTCGAAGTGGTTCATGGCCGGCAGGTTGAAGGTGAAGCATGTAGGCCTGTTTTTCAGTATCGGTGTTGAAAACATGCTGTTCAGAGTCGAAGTCGCGTCGGACGCCTTACATTATGGTTTTGTGCCTGTCACCAGCGATGGTCTGGGTGGTATTGAGCAGCAGGCGGAGTCCATGCAGGAGCTTTTACATATTTTCCCGCGGCATTGGAAGGTCTTCCAATGGCATAGCCATCTCTATCAAGACAACGTGGCCAGCAACATGCAGTGTCTGCTAGACCCGTCCAGTATCATCGATCAGATTCTACAATCCATTAAGCACGTTCAAGGGTTTTGGCGGAGTTCTCAAAAAGCTGAAAGCGCCTATGACCTATCATTTGCGCCTTCGCTGGCGTAA
- a CDS encoding helix-turn-helix domain-containing protein: MSELLKVTSTHYCSEINGGLSESEMLERDLVLEHHQSAFDGIPEFRRRIIAALCQHYQILHTRTLRAGIEAFARALTFEHFAMLGLNPHLWSLSRGLSRRLDEYQSSTGMNDPLQIDGLEGAQQLIRTDQLAFIEFMLDVCHEEVGYMTTALNRHQLRESVTHAYRTNSQLTEAGISPETMPALLALLIQGSLPRTEFVTFTGLPPDAASDQLNRLINLGLVVSPPTNLQRLEVGLSTWFAQDLLPDFHLA, from the coding sequence TTGAGCGAACTTCTGAAAGTCACCAGTACTCATTACTGCAGCGAGATTAATGGCGGGCTTTCGGAGTCAGAAATGCTGGAGCGTGATCTCGTACTTGAGCACCACCAAAGCGCATTTGACGGTATTCCAGAGTTTCGTCGGCGAATCATTGCAGCCCTGTGTCAGCACTACCAAATTCTCCATACGAGAACACTCCGTGCCGGCATTGAGGCTTTTGCGCGAGCACTTACTTTCGAGCATTTCGCGATGCTTGGGCTTAACCCACACCTGTGGTCGCTTTCGCGGGGCTTGAGCCGAAGGCTTGATGAGTACCAGTCTTCTACTGGCATGAATGATCCCCTGCAGATAGATGGGCTTGAGGGTGCTCAACAACTCATACGCACGGATCAGCTCGCTTTCATCGAGTTCATGCTTGATGTTTGCCATGAAGAAGTGGGCTACATGACTACCGCGCTGAATCGTCACCAGCTTCGTGAGTCCGTTACCCATGCGTACAGAACGAACTCGCAATTGACCGAAGCAGGCATCAGCCCAGAAACGATGCCGGCGCTACTAGCGCTGTTAATCCAAGGCTCATTACCTCGCACCGAATTCGTAACCTTTACCGGTCTTCCACCTGACGCAGCGAGCGACCAGCTCAACCGGCTGATCAACCTCGGCCTCGTGGTGAGCCCACCAACTAACCTTCAAAGGCTGGAGGTAGGCTTATCGACCTGGTTTGCCCAGGATCTCCTTCCCGACTTTCATTTAGCATGA